From Balneola sp. MJW-20:
GTACCTCGGATCCCAATTCTCGTGGTTGGGAGGTCAAACCAGTCAGGTTTACTAAGCGTGGTTGACAGATCTCCCATCAACTGAAGTGGAAATGTCAGGTTAAAGTCACGATGATAATCATACGGACCCCAGTCGTTGATCCTTACAAAAGAATTTAGTTTGATGTTTTTATAGATCATCCTTAGATCTCCGCCATATCGGGTGATCAATCTTGGATCACTACCCCTGGCCTGTGCATCACCTGCATACAGACCTGCAATTACACCAAAATCACGATTGACCTTAGAAACGATCCTGCCATTTACTTCCCAGAGATCTCTGGCGGGTACTGCTCCCGGGAATGGGAAGAACGTACGTCCGTCTGGAAGAATACCAATAGCTGCATCCATAGTAGTTGGCAGGTAGCGATAAATAAAACCGATACTGGCAGCAAATTTAGCGTCTTCTCTGCGATCACTATCCCAGTCATACATATATGTTCCCGGAGTCGGGTCGTATGTTAACAGAACTTCGCCGGCGATCTGCTCCCGGTTTCCTTCCCGGACCACAAACGGATCTGTAAGAATATTTCGTGGTCTTGCCGGAGCCATCGCTTCAGAAGGGATCGGCCCTTCGATCGGTTGCTGCCACATAAAATTCGGAGCTACCTGCAGGTTACCGAAATTGTAGGTGAAGCCCGAAAGCACATTGTACATATTTCCGCTTCCGCTGTCTTTAAGCCTCCATCCGGTATAAGTTAAGGTCTGATCATAACCGCCATTAGCAACCAGTCCTCTGACCGATGAAAGTCCATACCAGTTAAACTTTCCTCCGGTATAACTAAGCTTGATCTTTCCGCCCCAGTTATCCATAGGCTCGATCTCATCAATATAAACATCATAACTTCCGTCCGACTGCTCTCTGGCCAGCTGAAACTCACGCCCGTTCAAAGGCTGACCTGCCCACAGGCCTCCCAGCTCTACTCCTACTTTACCAAATTCACGGGCAGCATATAAAGATATCCTCCTTGTTTTCGGCTGCGGAATCGCAAAAGAACTACCGGTAAGTCCCTGCTGCTGAATGTCTTCATGAATAATACCGGTAAACTCCGTTTTCCCGATCGTTCTGCTGTACTTTAGTAAAACAGCAGGGTTGGCTCCCCACCATAGCTGAGGACCAAAGGCCAGTTTTAATCCATCAAATGTTTTACGCCCTTCTACTTCAAATCCAAAAGGAGCTATTGCATTATAAATATCAATAGTCGGTCCGTAATTTGCTTCCGGATATAACCCAAAGAAATCTCCTTCATAACCCCAATGATAATGTCCGGTCCGGTAAAATCCGGTGAGCTCAAAGTACTCCTGGGTCCAGGTATAATCCGCACTGTAAATGGCAAGCCGGTTAACATCCTGTAGTATTACATTCTCATTCACCCCCTCCAGTTCAACCGGGCGTCCCCTGTTCTCATAAAAAATCTCATTAATAGGATTCTGCGGAACATTACCTAGTACGTTCAATGTAACATCTGCCCGGATATTTGGAGCCGGATTGGCTTCAAAGCCTACAAAGAATGACTGAAGGTGGTCAAAACCCTGTTGATTGGGATACTGAACCACACTTGGATCCGGATTTTCCGGGGTAGTGATCAGGTCACCTCCCGTATTAAAGGTCTCAAAGTTTGCAGTGAATCGGCTCAATTTAATGATTTCATTATTCTCACTTCTCAGTGCGGCTTTATCCGATCGGGCCTGCAACTTTGCTTGTTCAATATTGATATTTGAAAAATGAGCATCCAGATCGGCCCTGCTGTTACCCCTTGCAAAAGGATCGAACTGATGAGCTTGTTGTAAGACATAATATGCTGCTCTCGGATATAATTCATAGAGCCCCATAAAGTTGGTTGGACCTTTAGCTGCAATACCGAACCACTCTTCGTTCATATTATTCTCACCCTCAGCAAAATCAAACTGATACCCGCCATTAGACCAGGAAGCATTGATATCATGAACATCCAGGCGCTCGGTTTGTCCGTATTTCCACCAACCATCACTAAACTGAAAGGTAAATCCACCTAATGAGTTGTTGGCTTCACCCATTCCAGCTGCATTAGCATAAATATCATGCCAGTTTCCTTTTTGGTAATATGCCTGAGCTGCCTGGTCTTCCTGCAGGCTTCGGGCATTGAATGCATCGGAACCAAATTCAGTTAAAAGCACAGGTTTACCATACTCATTTTTCACCCGGTCGTACAGGTCCGTAAATGTCAGTCCGCGATATACGTTGGCTCCAAAAATGTCGATGTCAGGAACTTCTTCTGCAATGATATCCAGAAACAAGAGATCTCCGTTTGCCATAGCGATCGGATGATCGGTATCCACCGATTTCATAATTCGGGCCGCTTCATTAAAGAGTTTATACATAGCTCTTGCTCTTACGGTCGACCTGCGGTCTTCTATGGGAATATCTTCCGTTTCTGCCCCATCCCAGAAAAGTCCGTAGTTGTTCTCATTCCCCAGCAGGAACAAGAGCAGTCCCGGCGTATCTTTATACTCCCTGACCAGTTCCTCAACTTCTCTCAATAGAAGCGCTTTCACTTTTGGGTCAGCGTAATCTGTATTTGGCATCCATGCCCCATCTATAGTAACTCCATATCTACCAAAAGCGTGATTGAGCATTGTATAGATACCGTAGTTCTCATATATATATGTGATCCATCGTTTTGGGATACCAGTATAAACACGAATAGCATTAACCCCCATATTTTTCAGCATAGCCATTTCATAATCCAGCGCTTTCTGAATCATATCCGGAGATTGGTTCCATAAGCTGTATGAGAAATTGGTCCCAATCGGAAAGTAATCCCAGTTCATACCGTTTATAATGGTTGGCTCTCCGTCGATCATCAATTGCCATCCGGCCTGTGATTCTTTTACGACAACCTTGTCGGCCTGAGCCATTACAGAGGTGCTTAAGCTTAATAAAGCTATTATTACGAAAGTGATTCTATTCATGTCTTTAAGGCTAATCAGTTACAAGATGGAATTGAAGAATGATAAAAAGAAGAAATCTATATCAAAGAGTAAATGAACAAGAAGAAATTTGAATGAAGATTTTAAAATACATACAGATCTGATATCATTTCTCTGATTTCTATTATTGAGCAGTACTACTGCCAGACAACGCATCTGATATTGGAGATTCTCTCTAAAATTTAGTTTATATCTGGTAAGGTATTGATAGCATACTATGTCATAACATTAAATACAGATTTTTACTCTGTCATTCAAAATATGCTAGCTTTAAGATTTAAATTTTCTAGTTGTTTGGGTGATAAAGGTTTGTAGCTACCTCAAAGGATGATAAGTACCCCTGTTGGTTAATTTCAGCATAAAAATGATGATTTAGATGAGCATGTATTCCAGCTACTATAAGTCGAATGTGCTATTAAATAACAAAGCCACACTAATATCTAGATATTAATGTGGCTTAAAAATTATTCAGAATGAATTAAGACCTATTTCATTCTGATCGTATCAACTGAATGATCAATAAAGTGCCGGATACTGCTCCGGAGCCGATTCATGCATGATAGCATAAACTGCCTCAAAGATATCATCCGCACTCGGTTTTGAAAAATAATCTCCATCAGATGCATACGCGGGCCGGTGTTCTTTAGCAGTCAGACATGTTGGCTTGGAATCGAGTTCGAAATAACCCTCCTGCTGCTGCAGGATCTGGTTTAAGATATAAGCAGAGGCACCACCCGGCACATCTTCATCAACCACCAGTAAACGATTTGTTTTCCGCAGCGATTCACCAATCA
This genomic window contains:
- a CDS encoding glycoside hydrolase family 2 TIM barrel-domain containing protein, with the protein product MNRITFVIIALLSLSTSVMAQADKVVVKESQAGWQLMIDGEPTIINGMNWDYFPIGTNFSYSLWNQSPDMIQKALDYEMAMLKNMGVNAIRVYTGIPKRWITYIYENYGIYTMLNHAFGRYGVTIDGAWMPNTDYADPKVKALLLREVEELVREYKDTPGLLLFLLGNENNYGLFWDGAETEDIPIEDRRSTVRARAMYKLFNEAARIMKSVDTDHPIAMANGDLLFLDIIAEEVPDIDIFGANVYRGLTFTDLYDRVKNEYGKPVLLTEFGSDAFNARSLQEDQAAQAYYQKGNWHDIYANAAGMGEANNSLGGFTFQFSDGWWKYGQTERLDVHDINASWSNGGYQFDFAEGENNMNEEWFGIAAKGPTNFMGLYELYPRAAYYVLQQAHQFDPFARGNSRADLDAHFSNINIEQAKLQARSDKAALRSENNEIIKLSRFTANFETFNTGGDLITTPENPDPSVVQYPNQQGFDHLQSFFVGFEANPAPNIRADVTLNVLGNVPQNPINEIFYENRGRPVELEGVNENVILQDVNRLAIYSADYTWTQEYFELTGFYRTGHYHWGYEGDFFGLYPEANYGPTIDIYNAIAPFGFEVEGRKTFDGLKLAFGPQLWWGANPAVLLKYSRTIGKTEFTGIIHEDIQQQGLTGSSFAIPQPKTRRISLYAAREFGKVGVELGGLWAGQPLNGREFQLAREQSDGSYDVYIDEIEPMDNWGGKIKLSYTGGKFNWYGLSSVRGLVANGGYDQTLTYTGWRLKDSGSGNMYNVLSGFTYNFGNLQVAPNFMWQQPIEGPIPSEAMAPARPRNILTDPFVVREGNREQIAGEVLLTYDPTPGTYMYDWDSDRREDAKFAASIGFIYRYLPTTMDAAIGILPDGRTFFPFPGAVPARDLWEVNGRIVSKVNRDFGVIAGLYAGDAQARGSDPRLITRYGGDLRMIYKNIKLNSFVRINDWGPYDYHRDFNLTFPLQLMGDLSTTLSKPDWFDLPTTRIGIRGTWRSLNEYSPRYAPAYTTDISGQIVPDPTAPGFGNGSEWEFMTYIQIDIRN